One segment of Bacteroidota bacterium DNA contains the following:
- a CDS encoding aconitase X catalytic domain-containing protein, protein MLTDYDKALLNGDHGSAARMAMSILVRMLPAFNTDRFLDISAAHIDSSLFQGDATLEYAERLAELGAKVKVPSTLNVGGVDIHGWRDWHVPSDWAGKSHRQMKAYQQMGCIPTWTCAPYQTEHRPEFGQQIAWGESNAIAFANSVIGARTERYPDLLDICAAITGRAPAAGLHLTENRAGQILFKLDDVPASIQADDAFYPVLGHYIGKHAQEGIPVVEGMVVTPTEDQYKALGAAVASSGAVALFHLIGQTPEAPTFEAAFQGNKPMKALVVGRRQLEGAWQELTTTDSARLDMVILGSPHFSLAEFEALRPLLEGKQCHPDVEFLVTTSRGMRQFAERAGHIEALEAFGGKITVDTCILTSPMLSPETEALMTNSAKYAYYSPGLLNTSVVYGRLSDCVTSAVAGKIICDGSLWKKS, encoded by the coding sequence ATGCTAACAGATTACGACAAAGCACTACTTAACGGCGACCACGGTTCGGCTGCCCGCATGGCGATGTCGATCTTGGTCCGCATGCTTCCGGCCTTCAACACCGATCGCTTTCTCGACATCTCGGCAGCCCATATCGATAGCTCGCTTTTCCAGGGGGATGCCACGCTTGAATATGCAGAACGGCTTGCTGAATTGGGTGCAAAAGTTAAGGTGCCCTCCACACTAAATGTCGGTGGGGTAGATATTCACGGATGGCGTGACTGGCACGTGCCTTCAGATTGGGCCGGCAAGTCGCACCGGCAAATGAAAGCCTACCAGCAAATGGGCTGTATTCCTACCTGGACTTGCGCGCCTTATCAAACCGAACACCGTCCGGAATTTGGACAACAGATTGCGTGGGGGGAATCCAACGCCATTGCCTTTGCCAACTCAGTCATTGGTGCACGCACCGAACGGTATCCCGATTTGCTAGATATCTGCGCCGCCATCACCGGCCGCGCGCCAGCTGCCGGCCTGCACCTTACCGAAAACCGCGCCGGGCAAATCCTCTTCAAGCTGGATGATGTGCCGGCTTCGATACAGGCCGATGATGCCTTCTATCCCGTGCTTGGCCACTACATAGGCAAACACGCCCAGGAAGGCATCCCGGTTGTAGAAGGCATGGTGGTCACGCCCACCGAGGACCAGTACAAAGCGCTTGGCGCAGCCGTTGCCTCCTCAGGAGCCGTCGCGCTGTTTCACCTGATTGGTCAGACGCCGGAAGCGCCAACCTTTGAAGCGGCATTTCAAGGTAACAAGCCGATGAAAGCACTGGTTGTTGGCCGGCGTCAGTTGGAGGGCGCCTGGCAGGAGTTGACCACAACAGACAGCGCACGGCTGGACATGGTCATCTTGGGGAGCCCCCATTTTTCGCTGGCTGAGTTTGAAGCCCTGCGACCGTTGTTGGAAGGCAAGCAGTGTCACCCTGATGTGGAATTCCTGGTTACAACCAGTCGGGGGATGCGCCAGTTTGCGGAGCGCGCCGGACATATCGAAGCGCTTGAAGCATTTGGCGGCAAAATTACGGTAGATACATGCATTTTGACTTCCCCAATGCTGTCGCCCGAGACTGAGGCCCTGATGACAAATTCTGCCAAATACGCATACTACTCACCGGGGCTGCTGAATACATCAGTTGTCTATGGCCGGCTTTCTGATTGTGTAACCTCTGCTGTAGCAGGCAAAATTATTTGTGACGGTTCATTATGGAAAAAATCCTGA